A part of Candidatus Nitrosocosmicus arcticus genomic DNA contains:
- a CDS encoding SDR family oxidoreductase codes for MSSNPRVALVTGSSAGIGRETALILARNNFRTYASMRNLQKGSELRTIAENEKLPLSFVELDVTDDNSVKTAIQTVYDEAGRIDVLVNNAGYALSGAFEDLSLSEIRKQYETNVYGLIRTTQAVLPIMRTQKTGLIVNISSGAGRFGYPTGSAYVSTKFAVEGLSESMSYELEPFGIKTVIIEPGVIDTNFHNALQIAKKSQDPDTPYAPLMKAMENNIKKMIGNGSTPEYVAEVLLGAITSENPKLRYLAGKDVEQWMEAKRKMTDEEFINMMKQFF; via the coding sequence GGCGGGCATAGGACGTGAAACGGCCCTTATACTAGCAAGAAATAACTTTAGAACATATGCATCAATGAGGAACTTGCAAAAAGGCTCAGAATTAAGGACTATTGCAGAGAATGAAAAATTACCCTTATCTTTTGTAGAGCTCGATGTTACAGATGACAACTCTGTCAAAACCGCTATACAAACGGTGTATGATGAAGCTGGCAGAATAGATGTATTAGTAAACAATGCTGGTTATGCTTTATCAGGAGCCTTTGAGGACCTTTCTTTAAGTGAAATAAGAAAACAGTATGAAACAAATGTATACGGATTGATAAGGACTACCCAAGCAGTACTCCCAATTATGAGAACACAAAAAACTGGATTGATTGTCAATATAAGCTCAGGGGCGGGGAGGTTTGGCTACCCCACTGGCTCCGCTTATGTAAGCACAAAATTTGCAGTAGAGGGTTTAAGCGAATCTATGTCTTATGAGCTTGAACCTTTTGGAATCAAAACAGTAATTATAGAGCCGGGTGTGATTGATACCAACTTTCATAATGCTTTACAGATAGCAAAGAAATCTCAAGATCCTGATACTCCATATGCTCCGCTAATGAAAGCCATGGAAAACAACATAAAAAAAATGATTGGTAATGGGTCTACACCAGAGTACGTAGCCGAGGTTTTACTTGGTGCGATCACCAGTGAAAATCCAAAATTAAGATATCTGGCAGGCAAGGACGTTGAACAATGGATGGAAGCCAAAAGAAAAATGACCGATGAAGAATTTATAAATATGATGAAACAGTTTTTCTGA